In Nitratiruptor sp. YY09-18, a single window of DNA contains:
- the cas6 gene encoding CRISPR system precrRNA processing endoribonuclease RAMP protein Cas6 — protein sequence MKDILVSIYKKRLFFDGIDEKIEKFPKVVKKDLKFMDFSRYSNRQKTKMKVGGIVGEIVVDGLDKQTYELLKYGEIVGVGKLGSFGLGKIEVEDLR from the coding sequence ATAAAGGATATTTTAGTTTCAATTTATAAGAAGAGGCTTTTTTTTGATGGAATTGATGAAAAAATTGAAAAGTTTCCAAAAGTTGTAAAAAAAGATTTAAAATTTATGGATTTTTCAAGATATTCAAATAGACAAAAAACAAAAATGAAAGTTGGAGGCATAGTGGGAGAAATAGTTGTTGATGGGCTTGATAAACAAACGTATGAACTTTTAAAATATGGTGAGATCGTAGGGGTTGGCAAACTTGGAAGCTTTGGGCTTGGGAAAATTGAAGTAGAGGATTTGCGATGA
- the acs gene encoding acetate--CoA ligase: MDQYWQMVKEAESDYEGFWDRLAKEKINWRESYTKVLDESDAPFYKWFVGGKLNVTEQCIDRHLENRKNKAAIIWEGEPGDKRVITYLDLYYEVNKFANLLKNKFGIKKGDRVVIYMPMIPEAAFAMLACARIGAIHSVVFGGFSTEALRDRIADAQAKLVITADGAYRRGKPYLLKPVVDVALSKDCESVEAVLVVRRNNEEIKWHEGRDYDYFELVKDMPTRCEPEIMDSEDPLFLLYTSGSTGKPKGVQHSQAGYILWAQLTMEWVFDIKDTDTYWCTADIGWITGHTYIVYGPLAAGGTTLMYEGTPTYPDAGRWWRMIEEHKVNQFYTAPTAIRLLHKLGPDEPDKYDLSSLYILGTVGEPINPDAWMWYFEKVGGGQCPIVDTWWQTETGGHMISPLPGATPIKPGSATFPLPGIFAEIIDKDGNKMPPNEKGYLCITKPWPSMIRTIWGDPDRFVKSYFGTCKKDGKPVYFSGDGAIYDEDGYIWITGRMDDVINVSGHRLGTAEIEAAIGHHPRVAECAVVGKPHEVKGESVFAFVVLKDDEGMADEMELIKEINEVITKDIGPLAKCDEIAFVPGLPKTRSGKIMRRILRAIAKGEEIKQDTSTLEDPSVVEKIIQIVQK; this comes from the coding sequence ATGGATCAGTATTGGCAAATGGTAAAAGAGGCTGAGAGTGATTATGAAGGATTTTGGGACAGACTGGCAAAAGAGAAGATTAATTGGCGAGAGTCTTATACAAAAGTACTGGATGAGAGTGATGCGCCGTTTTATAAATGGTTCGTAGGTGGTAAGCTCAATGTCACTGAGCAGTGTATCGATAGACACTTAGAAAACAGAAAAAACAAAGCTGCAATTATTTGGGAAGGTGAGCCGGGGGACAAAAGAGTTATCACCTATCTTGATCTTTACTATGAAGTGAACAAGTTTGCAAATCTTCTCAAAAACAAGTTTGGTATCAAAAAAGGTGATCGCGTTGTTATCTATATGCCAATGATTCCAGAAGCTGCTTTTGCAATGCTAGCGTGTGCGAGAATCGGAGCGATTCACTCAGTAGTTTTTGGTGGATTTAGCACCGAAGCCTTGCGCGATCGTATTGCTGATGCACAAGCAAAACTCGTCATCACTGCTGATGGAGCATATAGACGCGGTAAACCATATCTTCTCAAACCTGTTGTAGATGTGGCACTCTCAAAAGATTGTGAGAGTGTAGAAGCAGTATTGGTAGTAAGAAGAAACAACGAAGAGATCAAGTGGCATGAGGGAAGAGACTATGACTACTTTGAGCTAGTCAAAGATATGCCTACTCGTTGTGAGCCTGAAATCATGGACAGTGAAGATCCACTCTTCTTGCTCTATACTTCAGGCAGTACCGGCAAGCCAAAAGGTGTGCAGCATTCACAAGCTGGATATATTCTGTGGGCACAACTGACAATGGAGTGGGTATTTGATATCAAGGATACTGATACTTACTGGTGTACTGCTGATATCGGCTGGATTACAGGGCATACATATATTGTTTATGGACCATTAGCTGCAGGTGGTACAACCCTCATGTACGAAGGAACTCCCACATATCCAGATGCTGGTAGATGGTGGAGAATGATTGAAGAGCACAAAGTCAACCAGTTCTATACAGCACCGACTGCTATTCGCCTCTTGCACAAACTTGGACCAGACGAGCCAGACAAATATGATCTTAGCAGCCTCTATATCCTCGGAACTGTAGGTGAACCTATCAACCCGGATGCTTGGATGTGGTACTTTGAAAAAGTGGGTGGCGGACAGTGCCCAATTGTGGATACCTGGTGGCAGACTGAAACAGGAGGCCACATGATTAGTCCACTTCCAGGTGCAACTCCAATCAAACCAGGCTCAGCCACCTTCCCACTTCCAGGAATCTTTGCTGAGATCATCGATAAAGATGGCAATAAAATGCCTCCAAATGAAAAAGGGTATCTCTGTATCACCAAGCCTTGGCCAAGTATGATTAGAACTATCTGGGGAGATCCAGATAGATTTGTCAAAAGCTACTTTGGCACATGTAAAAAAGATGGAAAGCCAGTCTATTTCAGTGGGGATGGTGCGATTTATGATGAAGATGGCTACATCTGGATCACAGGACGTATGGATGATGTGATTAATGTCAGCGGTCACCGCCTAGGCACTGCAGAGATCGAAGCAGCTATCGGCCACCATCCAAGAGTTGCAGAGTGCGCAGTTGTGGGAAAACCGCATGAAGTGAAGGGAGAGAGTGTCTTCGCATTTGTAGTGCTCAAAGACGATGAAGGCATGGCAGATGAGATGGAACTCATCAAAGAGATCAATGAAGTAATCACAAAAGATATCGGGCCACTTGCAAAATGCGACGAGATAGCATTTGTACCGGGCTTGCCAAAAACAAGAAGCGGGAAGATCATGCGAAGAATCCTCAGAGCCATCGCAAAAGGTGAAGAGATCAAACAAGATACTTCAACACTCGAAGATCCAAGTGTTGTAGAAAAGATTATCCAAATCGTACAAAAGTAA
- a CDS encoding HD domain-containing protein has translation MRDIDLMALAGLLHDIGKFGQRAEIPLREPFKSKNYGYKHSAYTAQILQDYFNDLQNYHQYAYEHHIVNENSDENSWIIAAADRMASGFERETFENYNKSVEFKDFKKQRLKGLFDETKEYKIDKLSPHSIFYAEEKSDKNEYIELWEYFEKDLKTLQKLMVIKQQIL, from the coding sequence ATGAGAGATATTGACTTGATGGCACTTGCGGGACTGTTGCATGATATTGGGAAGTTTGGGCAGAGGGCAGAGATACCATTAAGAGAGCCTTTTAAAAGTAAAAATTATGGATATAAACATAGTGCGTATACGGCTCAGATTTTGCAAGATTATTTTAATGATTTGCAAAACTATCATCAGTATGCTTATGAACACCATATTGTAAATGAAAACTCGGATGAAAATTCATGGATAATAGCGGCTGCAGATAGAATGGCAAGTGGATTTGAACGAGAGACTTTTGAAAATTACAATAAAAGTGTTGAGTTTAAAGATTTTAAAAAACAAAGACTCAAAGGGCTTTTTGATGAAACAAAAGAGTATAAAATAGATAAGCTCTCTCCCCATTCTATTTTTTATGCTGAAGAGAAAAGCGATAAAAATGAGTATATAGAGCTTTGGGAATATTTTGAAAAAGATTTAAAAACTCTACAAAAACTAATGGTAATCAAACAACAGATTTTATAG
- the cas2 gene encoding CRISPR-associated endonuclease Cas2 — protein sequence MEVFIMYDISCDKKRNRVEKLLSSYGYRVNYSVFEISISKAKYKKLIQNLKDLTSKKDNVRVYILTKEVIKKSFRLHSHEGIFNNEELYF from the coding sequence ATGGAAGTTTTCATCATGTATGATATAAGCTGTGACAAAAAAAGAAATAGAGTAGAAAAGCTCCTTTCTTCTTATGGGTACAGAGTAAACTATTCAGTATTTGAGATTTCAATTTCAAAAGCCAAATACAAAAAACTCATACAAAATCTCAAAGATCTTACTTCAAAAAAAGATAATGTAAGAGTCTATATCCTCACAAAAGAAGTTATTAAAAAATCTTTTAGATTACATTCTCATGAAGGAATATTTAATAATGAAGAGTTATATTTTTAG
- a CDS encoding MalY/PatB family protein, giving the protein MEKMLRFVLPRPGSQKWDGLKKRFGRDDLLALWVADMDIAAPDGVVEALKQRINRGDLGYDIVADEFYESIISWHKRRFDWKVERKWIVPVPGVLAAIAQAIKPYKRVAIQPPIYPPFFSIVTKNGKELVTNPLQNGEIDFDDLQNKSFDALLFCSPHNPVGRVWSREELEKLSKIMGEQVIISDEIHADITWKKHIPTASIHPKTIGLYAVSKSFNLAGLQAAYAIIPDEILREEFIKALYSSYLSLNSLGILAITAAYKEHEWLEVLKEYLRSNIEYVDANLTPKIKRKIPEGTYLLWLNFREFGLSDKELRSKMIHGAKVGFNSGIEFGKEGSGFMRMNVATKREIIAKAVEAINKEFG; this is encoded by the coding sequence ATGGAAAAAATGCTAAGATTTGTGCTTCCTCGTCCCGGAAGCCAGAAGTGGGATGGATTGAAGAAGCGATTTGGTAGAGACGATCTGCTCGCTCTTTGGGTAGCTGATATGGATATTGCGGCGCCTGATGGAGTAGTAGAAGCCCTCAAGCAGCGCATTAATCGCGGCGACTTGGGATATGACATAGTAGCAGATGAGTTTTATGAGAGCATAATCTCTTGGCATAAGAGGCGTTTTGATTGGAAAGTAGAACGTAAGTGGATTGTCCCGGTCCCTGGAGTTCTTGCTGCTATCGCTCAGGCTATCAAACCCTATAAAAGGGTAGCTATCCAGCCTCCCATCTATCCTCCCTTTTTCTCCATTGTGACCAAAAATGGTAAAGAACTTGTCACAAATCCATTGCAAAATGGAGAGATCGATTTTGATGATTTGCAAAACAAAAGTTTTGATGCGCTTCTCTTTTGCTCTCCCCACAATCCTGTAGGCAGAGTCTGGAGTCGTGAGGAGCTAGAAAAGCTAAGCAAAATTATGGGTGAACAAGTGATCATAAGTGATGAGATACATGCAGATATCACATGGAAAAAGCACATCCCAACAGCTTCTATTCATCCTAAAACCATAGGACTCTATGCAGTGAGCAAAAGTTTCAATCTCGCTGGGCTCCAGGCTGCCTATGCAATTATTCCAGATGAAATTTTGCGAGAAGAGTTTATAAAAGCTCTATATAGTAGCTATCTATCCCTCAATTCTCTTGGAATTTTGGCAATTACTGCTGCTTATAAAGAGCATGAGTGGCTTGAAGTCCTCAAGGAGTATCTGCGTAGCAATATTGAGTATGTGGATGCAAATCTTACACCAAAAATAAAAAGAAAAATCCCAGAGGGAACCTATCTTTTGTGGCTCAATTTTAGAGAATTTGGACTTAGCGACAAAGAGCTGCGCAGCAAAATGATACATGGAGCAAAAGTAGGGTTCAATAGCGGCATAGAGTTTGGCAAAGAGGGAAGTGGTTTTATGCGCATGAATGTAGCTACAAAGCGAGAAATCATAGCTAAAGCTGTGGAGGCTATCAACAAGGAGTTTGGATGA
- the cas1 gene encoding CRISPR-associated endonuclease Cas1: MKSYIFSKKFEDIFTAERIAYELKKANIEHIKGDLFDFAPHKSFTIPKNSGDFRQISIPDQKAKVIQKILHDELSSVLKFSDRNYAYQKNKSPFKAINRVKHIIKNYDFILKVDIKDFFDSINHEKLLAKLKNIVKDPKIIYLIALFLKNGSLFHNKWIDKTEGVYQGDVLSPLLSNIYMHSFDISCEKEGIEFVRFADDMIFFASTYSEARSILNKIKQKLAREDLSLHPDKLYITHKNKPFEYLGIKFDIPNNLFSIENERLMNKISTISKETKNLNLDQTIQKLNEHIQSFLNYYAKIINNYEQLQLLQQRVDEIVISKIVQAKLTKTITRKKDFLHKLSSLLAYTQTDPVFLVRKAYEEIKLKNPKLAAQKTVERKKQNFYKNHLKTTELIISTPGTYLSFSQGKIKIKTHNQAIKKIPFKKVQRIIILTTRSSISTYLIKKCAEEKIDIDFISENVPYALLTYHKTIAKELHLKQLKLTLSPKGLHYTQNLYYAKAKNQRNLLKYFNLRRKDEKLQHYIDKISTLIPKIKNAKDTKNLMGLEAQISQLYWNGFKVITHLSQFQRTHKNSIDPINQALNYGYAILYNRIQSALIKEGLNIYYSFLHATDYRKPTLVFDMIEPFRQPIVDREIISILTKNQTIKQKNGKLTPDSVKLITQNIQERLASFTKTKYGKTTYLNLIHFEMNALKKAIENEDPHHTFFIAKY; this comes from the coding sequence ATGAAGAGTTATATTTTTAGTAAAAAATTTGAAGATATTTTTACAGCTGAACGTATCGCATACGAACTTAAAAAAGCAAACATTGAACATATCAAAGGTGATCTCTTTGATTTTGCTCCCCATAAGAGTTTTACAATACCAAAAAACTCAGGTGATTTTCGCCAAATCTCCATACCAGATCAAAAAGCCAAAGTCATTCAAAAAATTCTTCATGATGAGCTCTCTTCAGTTTTAAAATTTAGTGATAGAAACTATGCTTATCAAAAGAACAAATCTCCTTTCAAAGCGATCAATAGAGTAAAACACATTATCAAAAATTACGATTTTATTCTCAAAGTCGACATCAAAGATTTCTTTGACTCTATCAATCACGAAAAACTCCTTGCAAAACTAAAAAATATTGTCAAAGATCCAAAAATAATCTATCTCATAGCGCTCTTTCTCAAGAATGGCTCTCTTTTCCATAACAAATGGATAGATAAAACTGAAGGTGTCTATCAAGGTGATGTCCTAAGCCCTCTATTGTCAAATATCTATATGCATAGTTTTGATATTAGCTGTGAAAAAGAAGGTATAGAATTTGTCCGTTTTGCAGATGATATGATATTTTTTGCTTCAACTTATAGCGAAGCAAGATCAATACTTAACAAAATCAAACAAAAACTCGCCCGAGAAGATCTTTCACTCCATCCTGACAAACTCTATATTACACACAAAAACAAGCCTTTTGAATATTTAGGGATAAAATTTGATATACCAAACAATCTATTCTCTATTGAAAATGAAAGATTAATGAACAAAATCTCTACAATTTCCAAAGAGACCAAAAATCTCAATCTAGACCAAACCATCCAGAAACTCAATGAACATATTCAAAGCTTTCTCAACTATTATGCAAAGATAATCAACAATTACGAGCAGCTGCAACTCCTTCAACAAAGAGTAGATGAGATCGTTATCTCTAAAATAGTTCAAGCCAAATTGACCAAGACTATCACACGCAAAAAAGATTTTTTACATAAATTGTCATCGCTTCTAGCCTATACGCAAACAGACCCTGTATTCCTTGTTAGAAAAGCATATGAAGAGATTAAATTGAAAAATCCAAAATTAGCAGCCCAAAAAACAGTAGAGAGAAAAAAGCAAAATTTTTATAAAAATCATCTCAAAACAACAGAGCTTATCATATCAACTCCAGGCACATATCTCTCCTTTTCTCAAGGAAAGATAAAAATCAAAACCCACAATCAAGCTATCAAAAAGATTCCATTCAAAAAAGTCCAAAGAATCATAATTCTCACAACAAGAAGTTCAATCTCCACATATCTGATAAAAAAATGTGCAGAAGAAAAAATTGATATAGATTTTATTTCAGAGAATGTACCATACGCCCTGCTTACATATCACAAAACAATAGCCAAAGAGCTCCATCTCAAACAACTCAAGCTCACCCTTTCACCAAAAGGATTGCATTATACCCAAAACCTCTACTATGCAAAAGCAAAAAACCAACGCAATCTTTTAAAATACTTCAATCTCAGAAGAAAAGATGAAAAATTACAACATTATATAGACAAAATCTCTACTCTCATACCTAAAATAAAAAATGCAAAAGATACTAAAAACTTAATGGGTCTAGAAGCACAAATTAGCCAACTCTACTGGAATGGATTTAAAGTTATTACCCACTTATCACAATTCCAGCGAACCCACAAAAACTCCATTGACCCCATCAACCAAGCCCTTAACTATGGCTATGCCATACTTTATAATAGAATTCAATCAGCTCTTATAAAAGAGGGCTTGAATATCTACTACTCGTTTTTACACGCCACAGATTATCGCAAACCAACATTAGTCTTTGATATGATAGAGCCTTTTCGTCAGCCAATTGTCGATCGTGAAATCATCTCCATTCTTACCAAAAATCAAACCATAAAACAAAAAAATGGCAAACTCACTCCGGATTCAGTCAAACTCATTACCCAAAATATCCAAGAGCGCCTCGCATCTTTTACCAAAACAAAATATGGCAAAACTACCTATTTAAATCTTATCCATTTTGAAATGAACGCACTCAAAAAAGCTATCGAAAATGAAGATCCACATCACACATTTTTTATAGCAAAATATTAA
- a CDS encoding HIT family protein, whose protein sequence is MIYENTYIYIEIEPCEIPWLKIFAKRKCKEMSECDKTTKEIIYKALEIIEKEMIEYFKPDKINIASFGNYVPQVHWHIQARFKNDSFFPEPLWGKEQREGNVQLPSMAEFVKRVRAKLDAI, encoded by the coding sequence ATGATTTATGAAAATACTTATATTTATATAGAAATAGAGCCTTGTGAAATTCCGTGGCTCAAAATCTTTGCAAAAAGGAAGTGTAAAGAGATGAGTGAATGCGATAAAACGACAAAAGAGATAATTTACAAAGCTCTGGAAATTATCGAAAAAGAGATGATTGAATATTTTAAACCAGATAAGATTAATATTGCCTCCTTTGGCAACTATGTACCCCAGGTACACTGGCACATACAAGCTAGATTTAAAAATGACAGTTTTTTCCCTGAGCCTCTCTGGGGCAAGGAGCAGCGAGAAGGTAATGTGCAGTTGCCTTCGATGGCAGAGTTTGTCAAAAGAGTAAGAGCAAAACTTGATGCAATCTAA
- the ovoA gene encoding 5-histidylcysteine sulfoxide synthase, protein MQLENITKEQIRSYFLWSYKTYEKLFDLLKNDVAFYQQPEPLRHPLIFYYGHTAVFYINKLRLAKLIDKRVNEEYESIFAIGVDEMSWDDLDSSHYDWPQVREVREYRQEVKQIVLDLIDRLSLDKPIGWESPWWIILMGIEHELIHLETSSVLFRQLDLKYLKEDDFIVPVCEEFSTTTFPKNELIKVAGGLVELGRSKENPLFYGWDNEFGSEKVLVKDFYASKYLVSNGEFLEFVENGGYEREEFWEEEGWQWRSYKDAKHPTFWRKINGEWIYRAINKELPLPLDWPVDVNYHEAKAFCNYLTQKLGKDITLSTEAKWHRLYAQSQIDDANIELRHFFSSCSIERFKHGEFYDVIGNVWQWTQTPIHPFEGFKVHPVYDDFSVPTFDNRHNIIKSGSFISCGNEANPLSRYAFRRHFFQHAGFRYIIGEEDEMQQRFYESDKEIAQYCEFHYGSEYFGVPNFPATLAKRAAKYTTNFNKALDIGCAVGRGTFELAKYFDEVWGLDFSARFIMVANELKEKGSFDYAIAIEGERVEEKSVTLESFIAPNLAQCCHFYQADACNLRPLYTGYDLVMALNLIDRLYDPKKFLEDIKERINKSGVLMIASPYTWDEAYTPKDAWLGGEKESFEVLREILEPEFELLDRFDQPFVIRETARKFQHTIADVSVWKKC, encoded by the coding sequence GTGCAGCTAGAAAATATTACCAAAGAGCAGATCCGCTCCTATTTTTTATGGAGTTATAAGACCTATGAGAAACTATTTGATCTTTTGAAAAATGATGTAGCTTTTTATCAGCAGCCAGAGCCTCTGCGTCATCCTCTGATCTTTTACTATGGACATACTGCAGTATTTTATATCAATAAACTCCGCCTTGCAAAACTTATAGATAAGCGTGTCAATGAGGAGTACGAGTCGATCTTTGCAATCGGTGTAGATGAGATGAGCTGGGATGATCTTGATAGCAGTCATTACGATTGGCCACAAGTTAGGGAGGTAAGAGAGTACCGTCAGGAAGTAAAACAGATAGTTTTGGATCTTATTGATAGATTATCTCTTGATAAGCCGATTGGTTGGGAGAGTCCATGGTGGATTATTTTGATGGGGATTGAGCATGAGCTTATTCACCTAGAAACTTCTAGTGTTCTTTTTCGTCAATTGGATCTCAAATATCTCAAAGAGGATGATTTTATCGTACCAGTTTGCGAAGAGTTCTCAACTACCACTTTTCCAAAAAATGAGCTTATCAAAGTAGCAGGTGGCTTGGTTGAACTTGGTAGAAGCAAAGAAAATCCTCTTTTTTATGGTTGGGACAATGAGTTTGGAAGTGAAAAGGTGCTTGTCAAAGACTTCTATGCGAGCAAATATCTTGTGAGTAATGGTGAGTTTTTGGAATTTGTAGAAAATGGCGGATATGAGAGGGAGGAGTTTTGGGAAGAGGAGGGGTGGCAATGGCGCAGCTACAAAGATGCAAAACACCCAACATTTTGGCGTAAAATAAATGGAGAATGGATATACCGCGCAATCAATAAAGAGCTTCCTCTGCCACTTGATTGGCCAGTGGATGTAAACTACCACGAAGCCAAAGCCTTTTGCAACTATCTTACACAAAAGCTTGGCAAAGATATCACACTCTCAACAGAAGCCAAATGGCACAGACTCTATGCGCAAAGCCAGATAGATGATGCCAATATTGAGCTACGCCACTTCTTTAGCTCTTGTAGCATAGAGAGATTTAAGCATGGAGAGTTTTATGATGTGATAGGCAATGTCTGGCAATGGACCCAGACTCCTATCCATCCTTTTGAAGGCTTTAAAGTCCATCCAGTTTACGATGACTTTAGTGTCCCCACATTTGATAATCGGCATAATATCATCAAAAGTGGTTCATTTATCTCTTGCGGCAATGAAGCAAATCCTCTCAGCCGCTATGCCTTTCGCCGCCACTTTTTCCAGCATGCAGGATTTCGCTATATCATAGGAGAGGAGGATGAGATGCAGCAGCGTTTTTATGAAAGTGACAAAGAGATAGCGCAATACTGTGAGTTTCACTATGGGAGTGAGTATTTCGGCGTTCCAAATTTTCCGGCAACTTTGGCTAAAAGAGCGGCCAAATATACGACAAACTTCAATAAAGCCCTCGATATTGGCTGTGCTGTTGGGCGAGGAACGTTTGAACTAGCAAAATACTTCGATGAGGTATGGGGGCTTGATTTTAGTGCCAGATTTATCATGGTGGCAAATGAGCTTAAAGAGAAAGGAAGCTTTGACTATGCAATTGCTATAGAGGGTGAAAGAGTGGAGGAAAAGAGCGTAACGCTTGAGTCGTTTATCGCACCAAATCTTGCTCAGTGTTGTCACTTCTATCAAGCAGATGCTTGCAATCTTAGGCCTCTCTACACAGGTTATGATCTTGTCATGGCGCTCAATCTTATCGATAGACTTTATGATCCGAAGAAGTTTTTAGAAGATATCAAAGAGCGGATCAATAAAAGTGGTGTTTTGATGATAGCAAGTCCATATACATGGGATGAGGCCTATACTCCAAAAGATGCTTGGCTTGGAGGAGAAAAAGAGAGTTTTGAAGTGCTGCGAGAGATTTTGGAGCCAGAGTTTGAGCTGCTTGATCGCTTTGATCAGCCTTTTGTCATTCGTGAGACTGCAAGAAAATTCCAGCATACCATAGCAGATGTGAGTGTATGGAAAAAATGCTAA
- a CDS encoding tetratricopeptide repeat protein, producing the protein MLNKAIELFEADKFEEALPLFKALAKEGDAEAMYYIGMMYYEGWGVEKSQEKAIEWWKRANRRGNLDAKYMLQTICSTSSVFARE; encoded by the coding sequence ATGCTAAATAAGGCTATAGAGCTCTTTGAAGCAGATAAATTTGAAGAGGCGTTGCCGCTTTTCAAAGCTTTGGCAAAAGAGGGCGATGCAGAGGCGATGTACTATATAGGTATGATGTATTATGAAGGGTGGGGCGTAGAAAAGTCTCAGGAAAAAGCTATAGAGTGGTGGAAAAGAGCCAATAGGCGAGGAAATCTCGATGCAAAATATATGCTCCAAACAATCTGCTCCACCTCAAGCGTCTTTGCAAGAGAGTAG
- a CDS encoding thioredoxin family protein, whose translation MKKVFLIVTIALSLFAQITWQNDFEKAYKESLESGKPLFVFIERRYPPCKWCERMQRTTLADQNISNYINNNFIPVKLEKSTSSYPSELYPRYVPTIYVIKGEYVIKKIIGYWNKNDFWSDLRDVERLLNSKSKRNK comes from the coding sequence ATGAAAAAAGTTTTCCTTATAGTTACAATTGCACTTTCACTCTTTGCCCAGATCACTTGGCAAAACGATTTTGAAAAAGCATACAAAGAGTCTTTAGAAAGCGGCAAGCCCCTTTTTGTGTTTATAGAGCGGCGCTATCCTCCATGTAAATGGTGCGAGAGAATGCAGCGAACCACTTTAGCCGATCAAAATATCAGTAACTATATCAATAACAACTTCATTCCCGTCAAACTTGAAAAATCAACAAGCTCGTATCCATCGGAGCTCTATCCACGCTATGTTCCTACGATATATGTTATCAAAGGGGAATACGTTATAAAAAAGATTATAGGATATTGGAATAAAAATGATTTTTGGAGTGATCTAAGAGACGTAGAGAGATTACTTAATAGCAAAAGTAAAAGAAACAAGTAA